CACCGGGAGAATTTCTGATTCTTCCTAGGAATTGTCATTTATCGGCTATATCTGCGATGGTATTATCTGGTGTAGTGCCTAAGTACATTGTCCCTAACTATAAAAATGATTGGGACATCGCTGGCGGTGTCACTCCATTACAGGTGattcatatattaatttacACTACCACATTGTGCTAAAAGAAATTGGCATGCTAGCGTAGCAGTTGATGTGCTACATAATCTTCGTATTCATTCAAAAAATGTCTTTCTTCTGATTTCGTACCAACCTCAAATTTGATATTAGATATTCTCTTCTGACTCCAACTCTTCCGGTAATCCTATCTAATGttgttctctttctctctttttcttctgTGGCTGGTGTTGCAGGTATTGAATGCTATCCAGGAACTGGAATTGGAAGGAAAAAAAGCAGCAGCAGTTTTCATCACTTCACCTACTTATCACGGTATTTGCAGTAACTTGAACGACATATCTGAGTTGTGTCATTCACATAAGATTCCTTTGATTGTTGATGAAGCTCATGGTGCACATCTAGGATTTCATTCTGAACTGCCTAGCTCAGCCCTCCAGCAAGGTGCTGATCTAACTGTACAGTCTACTCACAAGGTTCTATGCTCTCTTACTCAGTCATCTATGCTGCACATGTCAGGCAACATTGtagataaagaaaaaatatccaGGTGTCTCCAAACTCTCCAAACCACAAGTCCTAGTTACCTGCTTTTGGCATCTCTAGATGCTGCTAGAGCTCAACTTGGTGAAAGCCCTGAAATTGTATTCAACCCAGCGATTGCATTAGCAAATGAAGCCAAGTGCTTACTAAAACGAATCTCTGGCATCTCATTGCTTGAGAATTCAAGCTTTTCAAACTTTCCTGCGATTGATCCTTTGCGGCTTACTGTAGGTTTTTGGGAACTTGGTTTATCAGGTTATGAAGCAGATGAAATCTTATGTAGGGATTTTGGAATCATCTGTGAACTCGTTGGGAATAAATCTATCACTTTTGCACTGAATCTTGGAACTTGTAGGGACCATGTCCAAAGGCTTTTATCAGGAATAAAGCATCTAGCTGCCACATGTTTTTCCATCAAGCAGCCCAAAGACAGATTGGTTACCGATCATGCACCCTTTGATGATATAATCATGAGCTTAATCCCTAGAGATGCATTTTTtgcaaataaaagaaaagtaaCAGTGAAGGAGAGCATCGGTAAGGTTTCGGGGGAGCTTATATGTCCATACCCTCCAGGCATACCGGTATTGATCCCCGGTGAGGTTATTACTGAGAGAGCCGTCGATTATCTACTCCATTTAA
This portion of the Trifolium pratense cultivar HEN17-A07 linkage group LG3, ARS_RC_1.1, whole genome shotgun sequence genome encodes:
- the LOC123916782 gene encoding arginine decarboxylase-like isoform X2, which encodes MVYAAASLSLSPPFTPKNSKCILPFHFLKFSNKFNFRPSPTIPSCCSQKRSIALPEHGQDERIGTVNTASITNKPVSFSNSLDIQQGGLPPLVSALKASAEENAATFHFPGHNRGHAAPASMTQLIGIRPYVHDLPELPELDNLFCPQGPILEAQTKAAKLFGSSETWFLVGGTTCGIQAAIMSTCSPGEFLILPRNCHLSAISAMVLSGVVPKYIVPNYKNDWDIAGGVTPLQVLNAIQELELEGKKAAAVFITSPTYHGFHSELPSSALQQGADLTVQSTHKVLCSLTQSSMLHMSGNIVDKEKISRCLQTLQTTSPSYLLLASLDAARAQLGESPEIVFNPAIALANEAKCLLKRISGISLLENSSFSNFPAIDPLRLTVGFWELGLSGYEADEILCRDFGIICELVGNKSITFALNLGTCRDHVQRLLSGIKHLAATCFSIKQPKDRLVTDHAPFDDIIMSLIPRDAFFANKRKVTVKESIGKVSGELICPYPPGIPVLIPGEVITERAVDYLLHLISKGADIIGASDPLLSSIVICDVQ
- the LOC123916782 gene encoding arginine decarboxylase-like isoform X1, whose protein sequence is MVYAAASLSLSPPFTPKNSKCILPFHFLKFSNKFNFRPSPTIPSCCSQKRSIALPEHGQDERIGTVNTASITNKPVSFSNSLDIQQGGLPPLVSALKASAEENAATFHFPGHNRGHAAPASMTQLIGIRPYVHDLPELPELDNLFCPQGPILEAQTKAAKLFGSSETWFLVGGTTCGIQAAIMSTCSPGEFLILPRNCHLSAISAMVLSGVVPKYIVPNYKNDWDIAGGVTPLQVLNAIQELELEGKKAAAVFITSPTYHGICSNLNDISELCHSHKIPLIVDEAHGAHLGFHSELPSSALQQGADLTVQSTHKVLCSLTQSSMLHMSGNIVDKEKISRCLQTLQTTSPSYLLLASLDAARAQLGESPEIVFNPAIALANEAKCLLKRISGISLLENSSFSNFPAIDPLRLTVGFWELGLSGYEADEILCRDFGIICELVGNKSITFALNLGTCRDHVQRLLSGIKHLAATCFSIKQPKDRLVTDHAPFDDIIMSLIPRDAFFANKRKVTVKESIGKVSGELICPYPPGIPVLIPGEVITERAVDYLLHLISKGADIIGASDPLLSSIVICDVQ